Genomic window (Escherichia fergusonii ATCC 35469):
CAAGTTCGGAAAAAGTCGTTACAGTCATGTTCTACCTCTGTGTGGGGCGCTGATTATAGACGTTACGGCTGCAATCTTCATCTGTTTGTATGGATATCGCTTCTCGGGTATTGTTCTCACCCGGTGCTATCGCCGTTTTTCCTGCAAGGTTTTATTTTCATGTCACAGTCTACATCCGTGCTTCGTCGTAATGGATTTACTTTTAAACAGTTTTTTGTTGCTCACGATCGCTGTGCGATGAAAGTGGGAACGGATGGCATTTTGCTGGGCGCATGGGCACCGGTGGCTGGGGTAAAACGTTGCCTTGATATCGGCGCGGGTAGCGGGTTGCTGGCATTAATGCTGGCGCAGCGAACCGATGACAGCGTGATGATTGATGCCGTTGAACTGGAAAGTGAAGCTGCGACTCAGGCGCAGGAAAATATCAACCAGTCCCCGTGGGCAGAGCGGATTAATATCTATCCGGCGGATATTCAGCAGTGGATCACACAGCAGACAGCACGCTTTGATTTAATCATCAGTAACCCGCCTTATTATCAGCAGGGCGTTGAGTGCGCTACGCCGCAGAGGGAACAGGCACGCTATACCACTACGCTTGATCATCAATCGTTGCTAACCTGCGCGGCGGAGTGCATTACTGAAGAGGGATTTTTTTGCGTGGTGTTGCCAGAGCAGATTGGTAATGGTTTTACTGAACTGGCATTAAGAATGGGCTGGCATTTACGTTTACGGACGGATGTGGCGGAAAACGAAACGCGACAGCCGCATCGGGTGCTGCTGGCATTCTCCCCACAGGCGGGAGAATGCTATAGCGATCGCTTAGTGATTCGTGGGCCAGACCAGAGCTATTCCGAAGCGTATACGGCGCTGACCCAGGCTTTTTATTTGTTTATGTAAAGGTTGTTGGGGGAAAGGATCGATGGGCCAGAGTGAGTGAGCAACTCCGGGTAATCCAGCGTGAAATGCAGCCCCCGGCTCTCCTTGCGCACCATCGCACAGCGAACAATCAACTCGGCAACCTGTACCAGATTACGCAGCTCCAGCAAATTATTTGATACGCGGAAATGGGCGTAGTATTCGTCTATTTCCTGCTGAAGCATATTGATCCGCCGCAGGGCGCGTTCCAGACGTTTCGTTGTGCGCACAATGCCGACGTAATCCCACATAAACAGACGTAGCTCGTGCCAGTTATGCTGAATCACCACCAGTTCGTCAGGGTTCTCAACACGGCTTTCATCCCACGTCGGTAACGTACTGACGTCGTGGGCATAGGGCATACGCCTGGTAATATCCTCCGCCGCCGACCAGCCGTAAACCAGACACTCCAGTAATGAATTTGAGGCCATGCGGTTAGCGCCGTGTAAGCCGGTATAACTCACTTCGCCAATGGCGTACAAACCTTCGACGTCCGTACGCCCATGATCATCAACCATTACACCACCGCAGGTATAGTGTGCAGCAGGCACAATCGGCACAGGGTCTTTCGTGAGATCAATCCCCAGTCCCAATAACTTTTCATAAATCATCGGGAAATGCTGACGAATAAAATCGGCGGGCTTATGGCTGATATCGAGGAACATACAATCTGCGCCGAGGCGTTTCATTTCGTGATCAATAGCACGAGCGACAATATCGCGCGGAGCCAGTTCGCCGCGCTCGTCAAAATCAGGCATAAAACGCGTGCCATCCGGTCGCTTGAGATAAGCGCCTTCGCCGCGCAGTGCTTCCGTTAACAGAAAATTGCGTGCCTGCGGATGATACAGCGCGGTAGGATGGAACTGATTAAATTCGAGATTGGCGACCCGGCAGCCCGCGCGCCACGCCATAGCAATACCATCGCCAGAAGAAATATCCGGATTGGTAGTGTACTGGTAAACTTTTGACGCACCGCCGGTTGCCAGCACCACTGCTTTTGCGTGGCAGGTTTCCACTGTTTCTTTATTTCGGTTCCATACCCACGCGCCAACAACTCGTCGCGTGCCCGGCAGGCCAATTTTGTCAGAAACAATTAGATCAACCGCGTTGCTGCGCTCCAGCACGCGAATATTCGGATGGTTCTGCGCCTTGCTCACTAGTGTGGTTTCTACTTCTTTACCGGTGGCGTCCGCAGCATGAAGAATTCGTCGGTGACTATGTCCACCTTCACGGGTCAAATGGTAGCTTTCTTCGCCATTCGATTGAACGTGGGTATCAAACAACACCCCCTGGTCGATTAACCATTGCACACAAGAACGTGCATTGCTGGCGACAAATTCAACTGCATGGCGATCACAAATACCAGCACCGGCAATCATTGTGTCTTCCACATGCGAATCAATGCTGTCAGTTTCATCAAACACGGCGGCAATTCCGCCCTGGGCATAAAATGTTGAACCTTCCGTGACTGGGCCTTTACTTAGAACGATGACATGATGCCGATCAGCCAGACGTAGCGCCAGTGAAAGCCCGGCAGCGCCGCTACCGATAATCAACACGTCACATGAATGTTCAGGGAGAGTATTCATTTTCTTTGTTTAATTTACTAAACACGGTTTGGTCAGCATAGCATCATGTTGTGCGATTAAACACCTGCTATTTTAATTTTTGTTACAGAGGCTAAACAGACCGAATCACGGCGACGAGAAAACGAGAAGTTACTGGCTGGCGAAGGATTAGGTGGTGAAATAAAAAGGCCGTTGGGTTACTCTTCAGGCAGTTAAATGGGCATTTCTACACAGATAATGCGATGTTCAGATTCTGTAGACTTATAATGATAGATAATGATCCGTCTACAGCATGACAAACAAAAACAGATGCGTTACGGAACTTTACAAAAACGAGACACTCTAACCCTTTGCTTGCTCAAATTGCAGCTAATGGAGTGGCGTTTCGATAGCGCGTGGAAATTTGGTTTGGGGAGACTTTACCTCGGATGAGCGAGCAGTTAACGGACCAGGTCCTGGTTGAACGGGTCCAGAAGGGAGATCAGAAAGCCTTTAACTTACTGGTAGTGCGCTATCAGCATAAAGTGGCGAGTCTGGTTTCCCACTATGTGCCGTCGGGTGATGTTCCCGATGTGGTACAAGAAGCTTTTATTAAAGCCTATCGTGCGCTGGATTCGTTCCGGGGAGATAGCGCTTTTTATACATGGCTGTATCGGATTGCTGTAAATACAGCGAAAAATTACCTGGTTGCTCAGGGACGCCGTCCACCTTCCAGTGATGTGGATGCCATTGAAGCTGAAAACTTCGAAAGTGGCGGCGCGTTGAAAGAAATTTCGAACCCTGAGAACTTAATGTTGTCAGAAGAACTGAGACAGATAGTTTTCCGAACTATTGAGTCCCTCCCGGAAGATTTACGCATGGCAATAACCTTGCGGGAGCTGGATGGCCTGAGCTATGAAGAGATAGCCGCTATCATGGATTGTCCGGTAGGTACGGTGCGTTCACGTATCTTCCGAGCGAGGGAAGCTATTGATAACAAAGTTCAACCGCTTATCAGGCGTTGACGATAGCGGGATACTGGATAAGGGTATTAGGCATGCAGAAAGAACAACTTTCCGCTTTAATGGATGGCGAAACGCTGGATAGTGAGCTGCTTAACGAACTGGCTCATAACCCAGAAATGCAGAAAACCTGGGAAAGCTATCACTTAATCCGTGACTCAATGCGGGGTGATACTCCCGAGGTGCTCCATTTCGATATCTCTTCACGCGTAATGGCCGCCATTGAAGAAGAGCCAGTACGTCAACCGGCGACACTGATCCCAGAGGCCCAGCCTGCGCCGCATCAATGGCAGAAAATGCCATTCTGGCAGAAAGTACGTCCATGGGCAGCACAGCTTACCCAAATGGGCGTAGCAGCATGCGTATCGCTTGCAGTTATCGTTGGCGTCCAGCACTATAATGGGCAATCTGAAACGTCCCAGCAGCCCGAAACGCCAGTATTTAATACACTGCCGATGATGGGTAAAGCCAGCCCGGTTAGCCTGGGAGTACCTTCTGAAGCGACCGCCAACAATGGTCAACAGCAGCAGGTACAGGAGCAGCGTCGTCGCATTAATGCAATGTTGCAGGATTACGAACTGCAACGCCGACTCCACTCTGAACAGCTTCAGTTTGAGCAGGCCCAAACCCAGCAAGCCGCTGTACAGGTGCCAGGAATTCAAACTTTAGGAACGCAATCGCAGTAATGAAGCAACTTTGGTTTGCCATGTCATTAGTGACAGGTAGCCTGTTATTCTCTGCTAACGCCTCGGCCACTCCCGCGTCCGGGGCGTTATTACAGCAGATGAACCTGGCCAGTCAGTCACTGAATTACGAGCTGTCATTCATCAGCATCAATAAACAGGGTGTTGAGTCTCTGCGTTATCGACATGCACGCCTCGATAACCGTCCTCTTGCACAATTGTTGCAAATGGATGGCCCGCGCCGGGAAGTGGTACAGCGCGGCAATGAAATCAGCTACTTTGAACCGGGCCTTGAACCGTTCACGCTTAATGGCGATTACATTGTTGATTCTCTGCCATCGCTCATCTATACCGATTTCAAACGCCTTTCTCCTTACTACGACTTTATCTCCGTGGGACGCACGCGTATTGCTGATCGTCTTTGCGAAGTCATTCGCGTGGTGGCCCGTGATGGCACACGCTACAGCTACATCGTGTGGATGGACACCGAATCGAAATTACCGATGAGGGTTGATCTCCTTGATCGCGATGGTGAAACGCTGGAACAATTTCGCGTGATTGCTTTTAATGTCAATCAGGATATCAGCAGCAGTATGCAGACGCTGGCGAAAGCAAATCTGCCGCCGCTGCTTTCTGTTCCTGTAGGTGAAAAAGCTAAATTCAGCTGGACGCCAACCTGGTTGCCACAGGGGTTTAGTGAGGTTTCCAGCAGCCGACGTCCGTTACCGACGATGGACAACATGCCTATCGAATCACGTCTCTATTCCGACGGATTATTCAGCTTCTCGGTAAACGTTAACCGCGCTACGCCATCGAGCACCGATCAGATGTTGCGCACCGGACGCAGAACCGTCAGTACAAGCGTACGTGATAACGCCGAAATCACCATTGTCGGCGAACTGCCGCCGCAAACGGCGAAACGCATTGCCGAGAATATTAAGTTTGGGGCAGCGCAATGATCAAAGAGTGGGCTACTGTCGTCTCCTGGCAAAACGGGCAGGCGCTGGTCAGTTGTGATGTTAAAGCCTCATGCAGCAGCTGTGCTTCCCGTGTCGGTTGCGGTAGCCGCGTGCTGAATAAACTTGGCCCACAAACCACGCATACCATTGTCGTACCCTGTGATGAACCGTTAGTGCCGGGGCAAAAAGTGGAATTAGGAATCACCGAAGGCAGCCTGCTTAGCTCCGCATTACTGGTTTATATGTCGCCGTTGGTGGGATTATTCCTCATCGCTTCGTTATTTCAGCTACTCTTTGCTTCAGATATTGCAGCATTATGCGGTGCGATTCTCGGCGGCGTTGGTGGATTCCTGATTGCACGCGGCTACTCGCGAAAGTTTGCTGCCCGGGCGGAATGGCAACCGATCATCT
Coding sequences:
- the trmN gene encoding tRNA(1)(Val) (adenine(37)-N(6))-methyltransferase TrmN yields the protein MSQSTSVLRRNGFTFKQFFVAHDRCAMKVGTDGILLGAWAPVAGVKRCLDIGAGSGLLALMLAQRTDDSVMIDAVELESEAATQAQENINQSPWAERINIYPADIQQWITQQTARFDLIISNPPYYQQGVECATPQREQARYTTTLDHQSLLTCAAECITEEGFFCVVLPEQIGNGFTELALRMGWHLRLRTDVAENETRQPHRVLLAFSPQAGECYSDRLVIRGPDQSYSEAYTALTQAFYLFM
- the nadB gene encoding L-aspartate oxidase; translated protein: MNTLPEHSCDVLIIGSGAAGLSLALRLADRHHVIVLSKGPVTEGSTFYAQGGIAAVFDETDSIDSHVEDTMIAGAGICDRHAVEFVASNARSCVQWLIDQGVLFDTHVQSNGEESYHLTREGGHSHRRILHAADATGKEVETTLVSKAQNHPNIRVLERSNAVDLIVSDKIGLPGTRRVVGAWVWNRNKETVETCHAKAVVLATGGASKVYQYTTNPDISSGDGIAMAWRAGCRVANLEFNQFHPTALYHPQARNFLLTEALRGEGAYLKRPDGTRFMPDFDERGELAPRDIVARAIDHEMKRLGADCMFLDISHKPADFIRQHFPMIYEKLLGLGIDLTKDPVPIVPAAHYTCGGVMVDDHGRTDVEGLYAIGEVSYTGLHGANRMASNSLLECLVYGWSAAEDITRRMPYAHDVSTLPTWDESRVENPDELVVIQHNWHELRLFMWDYVGIVRTTKRLERALRRINMLQQEIDEYYAHFRVSNNLLELRNLVQVAELIVRCAMVRKESRGLHFTLDYPELLTHSGPSILSPNNLYINK
- the rseD gene encoding rpoE leader peptide RseD, with translation MIRLQHDKQKQMRYGTLQKRDTLTLCLLKLQLMEWRFDSAWKFGLGRLYLG
- the rpoE gene encoding RNA polymerase sigma factor RpoE, with amino-acid sequence MSEQLTDQVLVERVQKGDQKAFNLLVVRYQHKVASLVSHYVPSGDVPDVVQEAFIKAYRALDSFRGDSAFYTWLYRIAVNTAKNYLVAQGRRPPSSDVDAIEAENFESGGALKEISNPENLMLSEELRQIVFRTIESLPEDLRMAITLRELDGLSYEEIAAIMDCPVGTVRSRIFRAREAIDNKVQPLIRR
- the rseA gene encoding anti-sigma-E factor RseA, with product MQKEQLSALMDGETLDSELLNELAHNPEMQKTWESYHLIRDSMRGDTPEVLHFDISSRVMAAIEEEPVRQPATLIPEAQPAPHQWQKMPFWQKVRPWAAQLTQMGVAACVSLAVIVGVQHYNGQSETSQQPETPVFNTLPMMGKASPVSLGVPSEATANNGQQQQVQEQRRRINAMLQDYELQRRLHSEQLQFEQAQTQQAAVQVPGIQTLGTQSQ
- the rseB gene encoding sigma-E factor regulatory protein RseB, which produces MKQLWFAMSLVTGSLLFSANASATPASGALLQQMNLASQSLNYELSFISINKQGVESLRYRHARLDNRPLAQLLQMDGPRREVVQRGNEISYFEPGLEPFTLNGDYIVDSLPSLIYTDFKRLSPYYDFISVGRTRIADRLCEVIRVVARDGTRYSYIVWMDTESKLPMRVDLLDRDGETLEQFRVIAFNVNQDISSSMQTLAKANLPPLLSVPVGEKAKFSWTPTWLPQGFSEVSSSRRPLPTMDNMPIESRLYSDGLFSFSVNVNRATPSSTDQMLRTGRRTVSTSVRDNAEITIVGELPPQTAKRIAENIKFGAAQ
- the rseC gene encoding SoxR-reducing system protein RseC, with amino-acid sequence MIKEWATVVSWQNGQALVSCDVKASCSSCASRVGCGSRVLNKLGPQTTHTIVVPCDEPLVPGQKVELGITEGSLLSSALLVYMSPLVGLFLIASLFQLLFASDIAALCGAILGGVGGFLIARGYSRKFAARAEWQPIILSVALPPGLVRFETSSEDASQ